The following proteins are encoded in a genomic region of Lusitaniella coriacea LEGE 07157:
- a CDS encoding sulfotransferase family protein, which yields MNEKIKKIILGNISPPFHPIFILSAPRSGSSYFYEILRGMQNVWSFEKENDPLWFQFFPYQRLEVPSDYIDGSECTRKIINSFKSQLLLKNIQTRRNTRKQDFLDHFLQRKPILYLEKTIANCFHLDALEKIFPNALYIYMVRDGRACISSMLEGWNSGFFWKRPLPFPEHSTVSHWTYPIPPGWQNVVRQTLPEICAWSWMEHNRYVLERLQGNEMFHSKCMAISYEYLLAEPQHILEKVADFTNLTITPECIQYIENKNTSWTTLSAPKVDKWKEKNPEAIEQILPQITPMLEQLESLVS from the coding sequence ATGAATGAAAAAATTAAAAAAATAATACTAGGTAATATTTCTCCTCCATTTCATCCTATTTTTATCCTTTCTGCACCTCGTTCGGGATCGAGCTATTTCTACGAAATATTGCGAGGAATGCAAAATGTTTGGTCGTTTGAAAAAGAGAACGATCCGTTATGGTTTCAGTTTTTCCCCTATCAACGCCTCGAAGTTCCTTCTGATTATATTGATGGATCTGAATGCACGCGAAAAATCATTAATTCTTTTAAAAGTCAACTCTTATTAAAAAATATTCAGACTCGGAGAAATACTCGAAAGCAAGATTTTCTCGATCATTTTCTTCAACGAAAACCCATTCTGTATTTAGAAAAAACAATTGCAAATTGCTTTCATCTCGATGCGCTTGAAAAAATATTCCCCAACGCGCTATATATTTATATGGTTCGAGATGGTAGAGCTTGTATCTCGTCGATGTTAGAGGGTTGGAATTCCGGTTTTTTTTGGAAACGTCCTCTTCCTTTTCCCGAACATTCAACCGTTTCTCATTGGACTTATCCCATTCCTCCTGGTTGGCAAAATGTTGTCCGTCAAACTCTTCCTGAAATTTGTGCTTGGAGTTGGATGGAACACAATCGTTATGTTCTCGAACGCTTGCAAGGAAATGAGATGTTTCACAGCAAGTGTATGGCGATAAGCTACGAATATCTTTTAGCCGAACCTCAACACATTCTTGAGAAGGTTGCTGATTTTACCAATTTAACAATAACGCCGGAATGTATTCAATATATTGAGAATAAAAATACCAGTTGGACAACGCTCTCTGCACCCAAAGTGGATAAATGGAAGGAAAAAAATCCGGAGGCAATCGAACAAATTCTGCCTCAAATTACGCCAATGCTCGAACAGTTAGAATCGCTTGTGTCTTAA
- a CDS encoding sulfotransferase family protein: MFIDRFNQNRTRSIKTVLVRGLNWLDRVQENYQKKTAKIHPKPILILGHQKSGTTVIAALLGKISGKPVLIDPFHQFDLKAQLRMRLFQQEIDLSSLVQAHPFYFSTPIVKDPNFTFLYPQLRTCFPESQYIMVMRDPRDTIRSILNRLKIPGNLPELDATCKQKLSAMEAKGWQLMLEGHLPDVPGNSYIERLAHRWNIAAETYLNHRDSIILVRYEDFLQDKIGTLKTLAQRVNLNPNKDISDLVDIQYQPRGNRAVNLMEFFGQENSMKIDSICKTGMERLNYL, from the coding sequence GTGTTTATCGATCGCTTTAACCAAAATCGCACCCGATCTATCAAAACTGTTCTTGTTCGCGGTTTAAATTGGCTCGATCGCGTCCAGGAAAATTATCAAAAAAAAACCGCCAAAATTCATCCCAAACCCATCTTAATTCTCGGTCATCAAAAGTCCGGTACCACCGTTATCGCTGCATTGCTCGGCAAAATTAGTGGCAAACCCGTACTCATCGATCCTTTTCATCAATTCGATCTTAAAGCACAGTTGAGAATGCGCCTGTTTCAACAGGAAATAGACCTATCCTCCCTCGTACAAGCGCATCCCTTTTACTTTTCAACGCCGATTGTTAAAGACCCGAATTTCACATTTCTCTATCCTCAATTGAGAACCTGCTTTCCCGAATCGCAATACATTATGGTGATGCGCGATCCCAGAGATACAATTCGTAGTATTTTGAACCGCCTCAAAATCCCTGGAAACTTACCAGAACTCGATGCAACCTGCAAACAGAAGTTATCAGCAATGGAGGCAAAAGGTTGGCAATTGATGTTAGAAGGACACCTGCCTGACGTTCCAGGAAATAGTTATATCGAACGGCTGGCGCACCGATGGAATATTGCCGCAGAAACCTATTTAAATCATCGAGACAGTATTATTTTAGTCCGCTATGAAGATTTCCTGCAAGATAAAATAGGAACCCTTAAGACCCTAGCTCAACGTGTTAACTTAAATCCAAATAAAGACATTTCTGATTTAGTAGACATTCAATATCAACCGCGTGGAAACCGAGCTGTTAATCTTATGGAATTCTTTGGACAAGAAAATTCTATGAAGATCGATAGTATTTGTAAAACAGGAATGGAACGGCTCAATTATCTATAA